In Eubalaena glacialis isolate mEubGla1 chromosome 3, mEubGla1.1.hap2.+ XY, whole genome shotgun sequence, the following are encoded in one genomic region:
- the PSMD4 gene encoding 26S proteasome non-ATPase regulatory subunit 4 isoform X2 → MVLESTMVCVDNSEYMRNGDFLPTRLQAQQDAVNIVCHSKTRSNPENNVGLITLANDCEVLTTLTPDTGRILSKLHTVQPKGKITFCTGIRVAHLALKHRQGKNHKMRIIAFVGSPVEDNEKDLVKLAKRLKKEKVNVDIINFGEEEVNTEKLTAFVNTLNGKDGTGSHLVTVPPGPSLADALISSPILAGEGGAMLGLGASDFEFGVDPSADPELALALRVSMEEQRQRQEEEARRAAAASAAEAGIATTGTEDSDDALLKMTISQQEFGRTGLPDLSSMTEEEQIAYAMQMSLQGAEFGQAESADIDASSAMDTSEPAKEEDDYDVMQDPEFLQSVLENLPGVDPNNEAIRNAMGSLASQATKDGKKDKKEEDKK, encoded by the exons ATGGTGTTGGAAAGCACTATGGTTTG CGTGGACAACAGCGAGTATATGCGGAACGGGGACTTCCTACCCACCCGGCTACAGGCCCAGCAGGATGCCGTCAACATAGTCTGTCACTCCAAGACCCGTAGCAACCCTGAGAACAACGTGGGCCTCATCACACTGGCCAA TGACTGTGAAGTGCTGACCACACTCACCCCTGACACCGGCCGCATCCTGTCTAAGCTCCACACTGTCCAACCCAAGGGCAAGATCACCTTCTGCACTGGCATCCGCGTGGCCCAT CTGGCCCTGAAGCACCGACAGGGCAAGAATCACAAGATGCGAATCATTGCCTTTGTGGGAAGCCCCGTGGAGGACAATGAGAAGGAT CTGGTGAAACTGGCTAAACGCCTCAAGAAGGAGAAAGTAAATGTTGACATTATCAATTTTGGGGAAGAG GAGGTGAACACAGAAAAGCTGACCGCCTTTGTAAACACATTGAATGGCAAAGATGGAACCGGTTCTCATCTGGTGACAGTGCCTCCTGGGCCCAGCTTGGCTGATGCCCTCATCAGTTCTCCGATTCTGGCTGGGGAAGGCGGTGCCatgctgggtcttggtgccagtGACTTTGAATTTGGAGTGGATCCCAGTGCTGATCCTGAGCTGGCCTTG GCCCTTCGTGTTTCTATGGAAGAGCAGCGGCAGCGGCAGGAGGAGGAGGCGCGGAGGGCAGCTGCCGCCTCTGCCGCTGAGGCCGGAATCGCTACGACGGGGACTGAAG ACTCGGACGATGCCCTGCTGAAGATGACCATCAGCCAGCAGGAGTTTGGCCGCACCGGGCTCCCTGACCTAAGCAGTATGACCGAGGAAGAACAAATTGCATATGCCATGCAGATGTCCCTCCAGGGCGCAG AATTTGGCCAGGCAGAATCAGCTGACATTGACGCCAGTTCAGCCATGGACACATCTGAGCCCGCCAAG GAGGAGGATGATTATGACGTGATGCAGGACCCCGAGTTCCTTCAGAGTGTCCTGGAGAACCTTCCAGGCGTGGATCCCAACAATGAGGCCATTCGAAATGCCATGGGCTCCCTGGCCTCCCAGGCCACCAAGGATGGCAAGAAGGACAAGAAGGAGGAGGACAAGAAGTGA
- the PSMD4 gene encoding 26S proteasome non-ATPase regulatory subunit 4 isoform X1 → MVLESTMVCVDNSEYMRNGDFLPTRLQAQQDAVNIVCHSKTRSNPENNVGLITLANDCEVLTTLTPDTGRILSKLHTVQPKGKITFCTGIRVAHLALKHRQGKNHKMRIIAFVGSPVEDNEKDLVKLAKRLKKEKVNVDIINFGEEEVNTEKLTAFVNTLNGKDGTGSHLVTVPPGPSLADALISSPILAGEGGAMLGLGASDFEFGVDPSADPELALALRVSMEEQRQRQEEEARRAAAASAAEAGIATTGTEGERDSDDALLKMTISQQEFGRTGLPDLSSMTEEEQIAYAMQMSLQGAEFGQAESADIDASSAMDTSEPAKEEDDYDVMQDPEFLQSVLENLPGVDPNNEAIRNAMGSLASQATKDGKKDKKEEDKK, encoded by the exons ATGGTGTTGGAAAGCACTATGGTTTG CGTGGACAACAGCGAGTATATGCGGAACGGGGACTTCCTACCCACCCGGCTACAGGCCCAGCAGGATGCCGTCAACATAGTCTGTCACTCCAAGACCCGTAGCAACCCTGAGAACAACGTGGGCCTCATCACACTGGCCAA TGACTGTGAAGTGCTGACCACACTCACCCCTGACACCGGCCGCATCCTGTCTAAGCTCCACACTGTCCAACCCAAGGGCAAGATCACCTTCTGCACTGGCATCCGCGTGGCCCAT CTGGCCCTGAAGCACCGACAGGGCAAGAATCACAAGATGCGAATCATTGCCTTTGTGGGAAGCCCCGTGGAGGACAATGAGAAGGAT CTGGTGAAACTGGCTAAACGCCTCAAGAAGGAGAAAGTAAATGTTGACATTATCAATTTTGGGGAAGAG GAGGTGAACACAGAAAAGCTGACCGCCTTTGTAAACACATTGAATGGCAAAGATGGAACCGGTTCTCATCTGGTGACAGTGCCTCCTGGGCCCAGCTTGGCTGATGCCCTCATCAGTTCTCCGATTCTGGCTGGGGAAGGCGGTGCCatgctgggtcttggtgccagtGACTTTGAATTTGGAGTGGATCCCAGTGCTGATCCTGAGCTGGCCTTG GCCCTTCGTGTTTCTATGGAAGAGCAGCGGCAGCGGCAGGAGGAGGAGGCGCGGAGGGCAGCTGCCGCCTCTGCCGCTGAGGCCGGAATCGCTACGACGGGGACTGAAGGTGAAAGAG ACTCGGACGATGCCCTGCTGAAGATGACCATCAGCCAGCAGGAGTTTGGCCGCACCGGGCTCCCTGACCTAAGCAGTATGACCGAGGAAGAACAAATTGCATATGCCATGCAGATGTCCCTCCAGGGCGCAG AATTTGGCCAGGCAGAATCAGCTGACATTGACGCCAGTTCAGCCATGGACACATCTGAGCCCGCCAAG GAGGAGGATGATTATGACGTGATGCAGGACCCCGAGTTCCTTCAGAGTGTCCTGGAGAACCTTCCAGGCGTGGATCCCAACAATGAGGCCATTCGAAATGCCATGGGCTCCCTGGCCTCCCAGGCCACCAAGGATGGCAAGAAGGACAAGAAGGAGGAGGACAAGAAGTGA